Proteins encoded by one window of Deltaproteobacteria bacterium:
- a CDS encoding bifunctional riboflavin kinase/FAD synthetase, which produces MEVLKREESAAARGSVVTLGNFDGIHLGHRRILERVRTRARELGAPSTVYTFEPHPLKVVAPEKSPPLILPLEEKIRLIGGLGIDYLVLADFTKEFASQKPRRFVVDELVERLAVREVMVGHDFSFGKGKGGTVEQLAELGRELGFAVTVIGALTVDGEVVSSSRIRRLIGDGRVGEAARLLTRPFTVYGEVVRGKGLGARLGFPTANIAVETELLPRRGVYAAAVECGPTARRGVANVGTAPTAGGKDLGVEVHILDFDGDLYGSRVAVGFLRRLRDERRFDSLEELAARIRDDCAAARRVFDEEAAAEETDEKECGDGWAR; this is translated from the coding sequence ATGGAGGTACTGAAGAGAGAGGAGTCTGCGGCGGCCAGGGGTTCTGTCGTGACGCTCGGCAACTTCGACGGCATACACCTCGGTCATCGCCGCATACTGGAGCGGGTGCGGACGAGGGCCCGCGAGCTCGGCGCGCCGTCCACGGTCTACACCTTCGAGCCCCACCCGCTCAAGGTGGTGGCCCCGGAGAAGAGTCCGCCGCTCATCCTGCCGCTGGAGGAGAAGATACGGCTCATCGGCGGGCTCGGCATCGACTACCTCGTGCTCGCCGACTTCACCAAGGAGTTCGCCTCCCAGAAGCCGCGCCGGTTCGTGGTGGACGAGCTCGTCGAGAGGCTCGCCGTGCGCGAGGTCATGGTGGGCCACGACTTCTCCTTCGGCAAGGGAAAGGGCGGTACGGTGGAGCAGCTCGCCGAACTGGGCCGCGAACTGGGCTTTGCCGTCACCGTCATAGGGGCGCTCACCGTGGACGGCGAGGTGGTGAGCAGCTCGCGCATACGGCGTCTCATCGGCGACGGGCGCGTCGGCGAGGCCGCCCGCCTTCTGACAAGGCCCTTCACCGTCTACGGCGAGGTGGTGAGGGGCAAGGGGCTCGGCGCAAGGCTCGGCTTCCCCACAGCCAACATCGCGGTCGAGACCGAGCTCCTGCCGCGCCGCGGCGTATACGCCGCGGCGGTGGAGTGCGGCCCGACGGCGCGCCGCGGCGTGGCCAACGTGGGCACCGCCCCCACGGCGGGAGGAAAGGACCTCGGCGTGGAGGTCCACATCCTCGACTTCGACGGCGACCTCTACGGCTCCAGGGTCGCCGTGGGCTTCCTGAGGAGGCTGCGCGACGAGCGGCGTTTCGACTCGCTGGAAGAGCTCGCGGCGCGCATAAGGGATGACTGCGCCGCCGCCAGACGGGTATTCGACGAAGAGGCGGCGGCCGAAGAGACTGATGAAAAGGAGTGCGGGGACGGTTGGGCAAGGTAA
- a CDS encoding AarF/ABC1/UbiB kinase family protein, which yields MSPLGIHLAYRNVRRLRTIVTTLARHGFYPVMERLRLGGLVSLPERLLGRKRARERDAFTLPARARMAFEQLGPTFIKFGQILSTRPDIVPEEFVAEFLKLQDEVAPIPFEEVRAVIEEEFSRPAGELFESIDETPLAAASIAQVHRAVTTGGRDVVIKVQRPGLEEKITTDVAILRYMAGLLHRYVPESRLYDPVAIVDEFDVTVRREMDFSMEASFMERFRRNFADDPRVIIPKVCWSRTGRKVLTMDPVTGIKIDQVERLREAGMDTRKLARLLADVFFRQVFEFGLFHGDLHSGNIFVLSEERIALVDFGIVGRIDRQMQENLADIFIGIVKEDYERLTDVYLRLGILPEEIDEAAFRRDYQDILLHYFGRPLGAARLDDFLREYAKLSARYNIRMPRDLLLFDKCLMELEGLGRLLNPHQNIVAESEPYVKSLVKRRLSPETLAREGLETMREYKEFIERFPALSGQLLKKVLSDKMRVQFVHRGLEEFMGEMDRSSNRLTFGLIVAAMVVGSSMITASESGPTFMGYPVLGMVGFSIAAVLGLWLAFLIIRSGKY from the coding sequence GTGAGTCCCCTGGGCATACATCTCGCCTACCGCAACGTGCGAAGGCTGCGCACCATCGTGACGACCCTCGCCAGACACGGTTTTTACCCCGTAATGGAGCGCCTCCGCCTCGGCGGACTCGTCTCCCTGCCCGAGCGGCTGCTCGGGCGCAAACGGGCCAGGGAGCGCGACGCCTTCACCCTTCCGGCCAGGGCGCGCATGGCCTTCGAGCAGCTGGGGCCCACCTTCATAAAGTTCGGCCAGATACTCTCAACGAGACCGGACATAGTGCCCGAGGAGTTCGTCGCGGAGTTCCTCAAGCTCCAGGACGAGGTGGCGCCCATACCCTTCGAAGAGGTGAGGGCCGTAATAGAAGAGGAGTTCTCGAGGCCCGCCGGGGAGCTCTTCGAGAGCATCGACGAAACGCCCCTGGCCGCCGCCTCCATAGCCCAGGTCCACCGGGCCGTGACGACCGGGGGGCGCGATGTGGTCATAAAGGTCCAGCGCCCGGGCCTCGAAGAAAAGATAACAACGGACGTGGCCATACTGAGGTACATGGCCGGTCTGCTCCACCGCTACGTGCCGGAGAGCAGGCTCTACGACCCGGTGGCCATAGTCGACGAGTTCGACGTGACCGTGCGCCGCGAGATGGACTTCTCCATGGAGGCAAGCTTCATGGAGCGCTTCCGGCGCAACTTCGCCGACGACCCGAGGGTGATCATACCGAAGGTCTGCTGGAGCCGCACGGGACGCAAGGTCCTCACCATGGACCCGGTGACGGGCATCAAGATCGACCAGGTCGAGCGGCTGCGCGAGGCGGGCATGGACACCAGAAAGCTCGCAAGGCTTCTGGCCGACGTCTTCTTCCGGCAGGTCTTCGAGTTCGGACTCTTCCACGGCGACCTCCACTCGGGCAACATCTTCGTCCTGAGCGAGGAGAGGATAGCGCTCGTCGACTTCGGCATAGTGGGCCGCATCGACAGGCAGATGCAGGAGAACCTGGCCGACATATTCATCGGCATAGTGAAGGAGGACTACGAGAGGCTCACCGACGTCTACCTCAGGCTCGGCATCCTGCCCGAAGAGATCGACGAGGCCGCCTTCAGGCGCGACTACCAGGACATACTCCTCCACTACTTCGGCCGCCCCCTCGGCGCCGCAAGGCTCGACGACTTCCTCAGGGAGTACGCGAAGCTCTCGGCCCGTTACAACATAAGGATGCCGCGGGACCTGCTCCTCTTCGACAAGTGCCTCATGGAGCTCGAGGGCCTGGGCCGGCTCCTGAATCCCCACCAGAACATCGTGGCCGAGAGCGAGCCCTATGTGAAGAGCCTGGTGAAAAGACGCCTGAGCCCCGAAACGCTCGCCCGCGAGGGGCTGGAGACGATGAGGGAGTACAAGGAGTTCATCGAAAGATTCCCGGCGCTCTCGGGGCAGCTCCTGAAAAAGGTCCTGAGCGACAAGATGCGCGTCCAGTTCGTCCACAGGGGCCTGGAAGAGTTCATGGGCGAGATGGACCGCTCGTCCAACAGGCTCACCTTCGGCCTCATCGTGGCGGCCATGGTGGTGGGCTCGTCGATGATAACGGCGTCGGAGAGCGGGCCCACATTCATGGGCTACCCCGTGCTCGGCATGGTGGGCTTCTCCATAGCCGCCGTGCTGGGACTGTGGCTCGCTTTCCTCATAATAAGATCGGGGAAGTATTAG
- the rnr gene encoding ribonuclease R yields MKIDSKAVLSFMESEAEGPVGLKELVRRFEVPRDRREGFKRMIKGLVAEGLLVKIRGGRLGLPSKMNLVRGTLECHPDGYGFVRPEEGGEDVFIGPRKLGGAMHGDQVVSRVEGIKPGGKREGRIIRILKRAHRTVVGRFERGKGFGVVVPADERLLYEIIIPSGRSMGAGAGRMVECEITRWPAKHMAPAGRVTAVLGDPDDPDVEIEVIVRKYELPHRFPAEVMEEAEAVPQEVTDAETEGRVDLRKKRVFTIDGETAKDFDDAVAVEETGGGGLRLYVSIADVAHYVKEGSLLDAEARSRSTSVYFPDRCIPMLPEPLSNGICSLNPGVDRLTLTAEIEFDAGGRAVKKSFYESVIRSVKRLTYRQVQQVLDGDRRAAKGVGRAVVSDLKTMAALAQTLTGRRMRSGSIDFDLPEPQIIIDMEGRIEDIVRSERLASHRLIEEFMLAANRAVAERFGRTKPFIFRVHEEPDEDKLRDFLEIVSCFGYPPGKKGTGPKAMQRILSAAEGRPEERLVNHLLLRSMKQAVYSVENIGHYGLAFRNYTHFTSPIRRYPDLVVHRLVKAALRRRRPRGEEAEERLAAVAAHASARERKAMEAEREIADLKKAQFMKDKVGMEYEGFVSGVTSFGFFVELREYFVEGLVHVTSLGDDYYIFDDKRHTLRGEHTKRSFRPGDEVKVRIEAVDLERRRIEMRLVEGAAQAGAKGRRRGRRGGRRRSP; encoded by the coding sequence ATGAAGATCGACTCAAAGGCCGTGCTCTCCTTCATGGAGAGCGAGGCGGAGGGCCCCGTGGGACTGAAGGAGCTGGTCCGCCGTTTCGAGGTGCCCAGGGACCGGCGCGAGGGTTTCAAGCGCATGATAAAGGGGCTCGTGGCCGAGGGGCTGCTGGTGAAGATAAGGGGCGGCCGTCTCGGTCTTCCCTCGAAGATGAACCTCGTGCGCGGCACCCTCGAGTGCCATCCCGACGGTTACGGCTTCGTCCGTCCCGAGGAGGGCGGCGAGGACGTCTTCATCGGGCCGAGGAAGCTCGGCGGCGCCATGCACGGCGACCAGGTGGTAAGCCGGGTGGAGGGGATCAAGCCCGGCGGCAAGCGGGAAGGACGCATCATACGGATACTGAAGAGGGCCCACCGCACGGTGGTGGGCCGCTTCGAGCGGGGCAAGGGCTTCGGCGTTGTGGTGCCCGCCGACGAGCGGCTCCTCTACGAGATCATCATACCGTCCGGGCGCTCCATGGGCGCCGGCGCGGGCCGTATGGTGGAGTGCGAGATCACCCGCTGGCCGGCAAAGCACATGGCCCCCGCGGGCCGCGTCACCGCCGTGCTCGGCGACCCCGACGACCCGGACGTGGAGATAGAGGTCATAGTCAGGAAATACGAGCTGCCCCACCGCTTTCCGGCCGAAGTTATGGAGGAGGCCGAGGCCGTCCCACAGGAGGTGACGGACGCCGAGACCGAGGGCCGGGTGGACCTGCGAAAAAAGAGGGTCTTCACCATAGACGGCGAGACGGCCAAGGACTTCGACGACGCCGTGGCCGTGGAGGAGACCGGCGGCGGGGGGCTGCGCCTCTACGTCTCCATAGCCGACGTGGCACACTACGTCAAGGAGGGCTCGCTCCTCGACGCCGAGGCCCGCTCGCGCTCCACGAGCGTCTACTTCCCGGACCGCTGCATACCGATGCTTCCCGAGCCGCTCTCAAACGGCATATGCAGCCTCAACCCCGGCGTGGACAGGCTCACGCTCACCGCGGAGATCGAGTTCGACGCCGGCGGACGGGCGGTGAAGAAGAGCTTTTACGAAAGCGTCATAAGGAGCGTAAAGCGCCTCACCTACCGGCAGGTCCAGCAGGTGCTCGACGGCGACAGGCGGGCGGCGAAAGGAGTGGGAAGGGCCGTCGTATCGGACCTTAAGACCATGGCCGCACTGGCGCAGACCCTGACCGGACGGCGGATGCGCAGCGGCTCCATCGACTTCGACCTGCCCGAGCCTCAGATAATAATCGACATGGAAGGGCGCATCGAGGACATCGTGCGCTCCGAGCGCCTCGCCTCGCACCGGCTCATCGAGGAGTTCATGCTCGCCGCCAACCGGGCCGTGGCCGAACGCTTCGGCCGCACGAAACCCTTCATATTCAGGGTCCACGAGGAACCGGACGAGGATAAGCTGCGCGACTTCCTCGAGATCGTCTCCTGCTTCGGCTACCCGCCGGGGAAGAAGGGCACGGGACCCAAGGCCATGCAGCGCATACTGAGCGCCGCCGAGGGACGCCCCGAGGAAAGACTCGTAAACCACCTCCTGCTCCGCTCCATGAAACAGGCCGTCTACTCGGTGGAGAACATCGGCCACTACGGCCTGGCCTTCAGGAACTATACACACTTCACCTCTCCAATCCGGCGCTATCCCGACCTCGTGGTCCACAGGCTCGTCAAGGCGGCGCTTCGCCGCCGCAGGCCCAGGGGCGAGGAGGCCGAAGAGAGGCTCGCCGCCGTGGCGGCCCACGCGTCGGCGAGGGAGCGCAAGGCCATGGAGGCCGAAAGGGAGATAGCGGACCTCAAGAAGGCCCAGTTCATGAAGGACAAGGTGGGCATGGAGTACGAGGGCTTCGTCTCCGGCGTGACCTCCTTCGGCTTCTTCGTCGAGCTCAGGGAGTACTTCGTCGAGGGGCTCGTCCATGTGACGAGCCTGGGCGACGACTACTACATATTCGACGACAAGCGCCATACGCTCAGGGGCGAGCACACCAAGAGGAGCTTCCGTCCCGGCGACGAGGTGAAGGTGAGGATCGAGGCCGTGGATCTCGAGCGAAGGCGCATAGAGATGAGGCTCGTCGAGGGCGCGGCGCAAGCCGGCGCAAAGGGGCGGCGCAGGGGAAGGCGCGGGGGGAGGAGACGCTCGCCGTGA
- the gatC gene encoding Asp-tRNA(Asn)/Glu-tRNA(Gln) amidotransferase subunit GatC encodes MAISVEDVEHVAELARLELTDGEKRLYASQLQRILEYVEKLSAVETDGVEPTFSTVPGPQRLREDRVEPSLERAKALENGPDCEGGTFRVPRIIE; translated from the coding sequence ATGGCCATAAGTGTCGAAGACGTCGAGCACGTAGCCGAGCTTGCGAGGCTTGAGCTTACCGACGGGGAGAAGCGTCTTTATGCGAGCCAGTTGCAGCGCATCCTCGAGTACGTGGAGAAGCTCTCGGCCGTGGAGACGGACGGCGTGGAGCCCACGTTTTCCACGGTGCCGGGGCCGCAGCGGCTGCGCGAGGACCGCGTCGAGCCCTCGCTCGAGCGCGCGAAGGCGCTGGAGAACGGCCCCGACTGCGAGGGCGGCACCTTCAGGGTTCCGAGGATAATAGAGTAG
- the gatA gene encoding Asp-tRNA(Asn)/Glu-tRNA(Gln) amidotransferase subunit GatA codes for MDIRGRKVGELSSLLASGEVRSVELTRSYLERIDELDGRLGAYVTVTAGEALEAAARADERIREGRDVTALTGVPISVKDIFCTEGVETTCSSRILKGFRPPYDATVVKRLKDAGAVILGKNNMDEFAMGSSTETSAFGLTRNPWDLERVPGGSSGGSAAAVAASLCAASVGTDTGGSIRQPAACCGVVGLKPTYGRVSRYGMVAFASSLDQAGPLTADVTDAAIMLSVLAGHDPLDSTSMDAPVPDYTAALDRGVKGLRLGMPREYFVEGLDAEVDAAVRRAVGALEKEGAEVVEVSLPHTEYAVAVYYLVATAEASSNLARYDGVKYGLRVDDGGGLRRMYCRTRDRGFGAEVKRRIMLGTYALSAGYYDAYYKKAAQVRTLIRRDFEEAFARCDVVVTPTAPGPAFGIGERTEDPLTMYLSDIFTISCNLAGLPGLSMPCGLTGGGLPIGLQIIGRPLDEETVLAAARAYEKVSDWNDKRPAL; via the coding sequence ATGGATATAAGGGGAAGGAAGGTAGGCGAGCTTTCGTCGCTTCTCGCCTCCGGCGAGGTGAGGAGCGTGGAGCTTACGCGCTCTTATCTCGAACGTATAGATGAGCTCGACGGCAGGCTCGGCGCGTACGTGACCGTGACGGCCGGCGAGGCGCTCGAGGCCGCCGCCCGCGCCGACGAGCGTATAAGGGAGGGCCGCGACGTAACGGCCCTTACGGGCGTGCCCATATCGGTGAAGGACATATTCTGCACCGAGGGCGTGGAGACGACCTGTTCGTCGAGGATACTCAAGGGGTTCAGGCCGCCCTACGACGCCACCGTCGTAAAGAGGCTCAAGGACGCCGGGGCGGTCATCCTCGGCAAGAACAACATGGACGAGTTCGCCATGGGGTCGTCCACCGAGACATCGGCCTTCGGGCTGACGCGAAACCCCTGGGACCTCGAGCGCGTGCCGGGAGGCAGCAGCGGGGGCTCGGCCGCCGCCGTCGCCGCCTCGCTCTGCGCCGCCTCGGTGGGCACCGACACGGGCGGCTCCATCCGCCAGCCCGCGGCATGCTGCGGCGTCGTGGGTCTCAAGCCCACATACGGCAGGGTCTCGCGCTACGGCATGGTCGCCTTCGCCTCGTCGCTCGACCAGGCGGGCCCCCTCACCGCCGACGTCACCGACGCCGCCATTATGCTCTCCGTGCTCGCCGGTCACGATCCCCTCGACTCGACCTCCATGGACGCGCCGGTGCCCGACTACACGGCGGCGCTCGACCGCGGCGTCAAGGGCCTGCGGCTCGGTATGCCCAGGGAGTACTTCGTCGAGGGGCTCGACGCCGAGGTGGATGCCGCCGTGCGCCGCGCCGTCGGGGCCCTCGAGAAAGAAGGCGCCGAGGTGGTGGAGGTGAGCCTGCCCCACACGGAATACGCCGTGGCCGTCTACTATCTCGTGGCCACGGCCGAGGCGTCGAGCAACCTGGCGCGCTACGACGGCGTAAAATACGGCCTCCGGGTAGACGACGGCGGGGGACTGCGCCGCATGTACTGCAGGACCCGCGACAGGGGCTTCGGGGCCGAGGTGAAGCGCCGCATCATGCTCGGTACCTACGCGCTCTCGGCGGGCTACTACGACGCCTATTACAAGAAGGCCGCGCAGGTGAGGACCCTCATAAGGCGCGACTTCGAGGAGGCCTTCGCCAGATGCGACGTGGTAGTCACGCCCACGGCGCCGGGGCCCGCCTTCGGCATCGGCGAGAGGACCGAGGACCCGCTCACCATGTACCTCTCCGACATCTTCACCATCTCCTGCAACCTGGCGGGACTGCCGGGGCTCTCCATGCCCTGCGGCCTCACGGGCGGAGGACTGCCCATCGGCTTGCAGATCATAGGCCGTCCCCTCGACGAGGAGACGGTGCTCGCCGCGGCGCGGGCATACGAAAAGGTCTCGGACTGGAACGATAAAAGACCGGCGCTTTGA